Proteins encoded by one window of Synergistes jonesii:
- the murJ gene encoding murein biosynthesis integral membrane protein MurJ translates to MEESQTNGSNEPEITEEERAKRPDALSGCAGPSSRKARSEETTIGTKRPDALSGMVFHAMRMMAGTLLSRILGLIREMLTAALFGATRQLDAFFVAYTIANLSRQLLAEGALSASFVPVFSRSLAADGCERARRLSNEALSILILGCSAVIAAGVLLAPAIVDIMAPGFAPAERALAIALSRAMFPFLILVSVGALAMGVLNSMGSFFIPAVAPAVSNLAYILFLVATRKHLSVWNLAFAVLIGGLFHMLLQLCWCSKLKMPLRPAVPRKNDAQLRSMMALFLPYAAGLSLNQLNPVISRMLGSFLSAGSISVLTYADRVLQLPLGLFVITISQAVLPMLSRQDPNKTAEFRDFARDAIRFNLFVILPVAVGLAAVSGEVVHILFYRGAFSEWAWKATSTALSLYALGLPGMASNTIIMRAIYARRMPRAAVMVTGVTVCVNLGASVLLMRSFGYAGLAAASAAAFTSAAIFAARLLSRSIGEKLSILEVKWLFRLVPPLLLLAAFLFALKFFAPYPKSSGVALRLLWLFAAAGGGASVYAASTVLARCPEWKWIKGAVAKKRS, encoded by the coding sequence ATGGAAGAAAGCCAGACGAACGGCTCGAACGAGCCGGAAATAACCGAAGAGGAAAGGGCCAAGCGTCCGGATGCGTTATCGGGCTGCGCGGGTCCCTCTTCGCGCAAAGCGCGAAGCGAAGAGACTACCATAGGGACCAAGCGTCCCGATGCGTTATCGGGCATGGTCTTCCACGCGATGCGGATGATGGCGGGCACTTTGCTCAGCCGCATCCTCGGCCTTATCCGCGAAATGCTGACCGCCGCGCTCTTCGGGGCGACTCGTCAGCTCGACGCCTTCTTCGTCGCCTATACGATCGCCAATCTGTCGCGCCAGCTCCTCGCCGAGGGCGCGCTCTCGGCCTCCTTCGTGCCGGTGTTCTCGCGCTCGCTCGCGGCCGACGGATGTGAAAGGGCCCGCAGGCTTTCGAATGAAGCGCTCTCAATCCTGATACTCGGCTGTTCGGCCGTGATAGCGGCCGGAGTGTTGCTTGCGCCGGCGATCGTCGACATAATGGCGCCCGGCTTCGCTCCTGCGGAGCGCGCGCTCGCGATAGCCCTTTCGCGCGCGATGTTCCCCTTCCTGATACTCGTATCCGTCGGCGCGCTGGCGATGGGCGTGCTGAACAGCATGGGCAGCTTCTTCATCCCCGCCGTCGCGCCGGCGGTCAGCAACTTAGCCTATATACTCTTCCTAGTCGCTACGAGAAAACATCTTTCGGTGTGGAACCTCGCGTTCGCAGTACTTATCGGCGGGCTCTTCCATATGCTGCTGCAGCTCTGCTGGTGCTCGAAGCTGAAAATGCCGCTGCGCCCGGCCGTGCCGCGCAAAAACGACGCGCAGCTGCGCAGCATGATGGCGCTCTTCCTTCCCTACGCCGCCGGGCTCTCGCTCAATCAGCTCAACCCTGTGATAAGCAGGATGCTCGGCTCTTTCCTTTCGGCCGGCTCCATCTCCGTGCTCACATATGCGGACCGCGTGCTTCAGCTGCCTCTCGGACTTTTTGTGATAACGATATCGCAGGCTGTGCTTCCGATGCTTTCGCGGCAGGACCCGAATAAGACCGCCGAATTCCGCGATTTCGCGCGCGACGCGATACGCTTCAACCTTTTCGTCATCCTGCCCGTCGCCGTCGGGCTCGCCGCCGTTTCCGGCGAGGTCGTGCACATACTCTTTTACCGCGGCGCCTTCTCCGAATGGGCGTGGAAGGCTACTTCCACCGCGCTTTCGCTCTACGCGCTCGGGCTCCCCGGCATGGCGAGCAATACGATAATAATGCGCGCGATCTACGCAAGGCGCATGCCGCGCGCCGCCGTGATGGTAACGGGCGTAACGGTCTGCGTCAACCTCGGCGCGAGCGTGCTGCTGATGCGGAGCTTCGGCTACGCCGGTCTTGCCGCGGCCTCCGCAGCTGCCTTCACTTCGGCCGCGATATTCGCGGCGCGGCTGCTCTCGCGCAGCATAGGGGAAAAGCTCTCTATACTGGAAGTAAAATGGCTCTTTCGCCTCGTGCCGCCGCTGCTGCTGCTTGCGGCATTCCTGTTCGCGCTGAAGTTTTTCGCGCCCTATCCTAAAAGCTCCGGCGTCGCGCTGCGCCTCCTGTGGCTGTTTGCTGCGGCGGGAGGCGGCGCCTCCGTCTACGCGGCTTCGACTGTGCTGGCGCGCTGCCCCGAATGGAAGTGGATAAAGGGCGCGGTAGCCAAAAAACGCTCCTAA